Genomic DNA from Roseburia intestinalis L1-82:
ATACTGTCTGATGGATTCGAAATATTATCCGACGGAGCGTGATACATGGGTAACAAGGTCGAAAGTATACAAGTTTACAGCAAAATAAAATAACGTATAGGAAAAGAGAACTGTGAGAAAATAATCTCACGGTTCTTTTTTACTTGACAAGTGATGGTATCTTCCTGTATGATAAAAAGCGTAAAGATTGCACACAATTAAATTTAAAACAATGATTTTGAGATGGAGAGAAAAATGGAGAGAGCAGACATAGCGATTATCGGAACCGGACCTGGCGGCGTTTCTGCTGCATTGACGGCAAAGGTAAGAAATAAAAATATTTTGCTGATCGGGAAAAAGCAGATGAGCGACAAGGTCAGCAAGGCGCATCAGATCATGAACTATCCGGGACTCCCGGCGGTGACCGGAGCGGATATGGCGAAGGCGTTTGAAAAGCAGCTTGCCATGATGGAGATCAATATTACGGACAGCCGGATCGGCACAGTCTATGCGATGGGCGACTATTTTGCAATCCAGGCAGGCGGGGAAGTGCTTGAGGCAAAGAGTGTGATCTTAGCGTGCGGCGTTGTCTCCGGCAAGACACTTCCGGGCGAGGAAGAGATGTTAGGACGGGGTGTCAGCTACTGTGCGACCTGTGATGCATGCTTTTATAAAGGAAAGAAAGTTGCCGTCATCGGTTACGGAAAAGATGCGGAACACGAAGCCGATTTTCTTGCGGAAGTGGCAGCAGAGATACTTTATTTTCCAATGTATCAGGATGTACCTGGCGTATCAGAGCAGGTAACGGTGATCAAAGAACGTCCGAAGGAGATCTTTGGTGAAAAGAAAGCCGGGGGACTTCGCACAGAGCAGGGGGAGTACCTTGTGGATGGCATTTTTGTACTGCGGGATGCCGTATCCCCGAAACAGCTTGTGCCGGGTCTGGAATTAGACGGAAATCATGTAAAGGTCAATCTGTCGATGGAGACAAATATTCCGGGACTTTTCGCCTGTGGAGATATTACGGGAACACCGTATCAGTATATCAAAGCAGCCGGACAGGGCAATGTTGCGGCATTATCCGCAGTGGCTTATCTGGATGCGAAAAAACGCGAAGCCGGGAAGCAGTAAAGAGGCAGCCCGCATGAACAGAAATGTGTGGGACTAAAACCGGAACGTATTTTACAACAAATATATCACAAAAAACAGTGTGTCATGCGCAAAGAACTGCGCAGGAAAGGAAAATATTATGGTAAAGAAAATTACAAATAACGATTTAAATGAAGCAAAAAAAGGTGCAGCAGTTGTTGATTTTTCCGCAGTATGGTGCGGACCGTGCCAGATGTTAGCACCGGTGATGGAAGAATTATCCGAGGAACTCTCCGGCAAGGCAGAGTTTTACAACGCAGATTCCGATGAAAACATGGGACTTGCACAGGAGTACCGCATTGTCAGCATTCCGGCAGTCATCGTGTTAAAAGATGGCGTGGAAGTGGCAAGAACGGTTGGATTCCAGCCGAAAGACGCAATGCGCAGCTTTATCGAGGAACATCTGAATTAGAAAGAGCTGACTGTGAACTGGCACATCGTCTGGGAACAACCTGGATTGCAGAATGGTGTGCCGGTAGAAATGAGGATTATCATGCCAGATAAATATGATGCATTAAAACTGGAAAACCAGTTGTGTTTTCCACTTTACGCCTGTTCCAAAGAGATCGTGCGCAAGTACAAGCCTTTTTTAGATGAGCTTGACCTGACATACACGCAGTATATCGCGATGATGGTGCTCTGGGAACACAGACAGATCAGCGTGAAAGATATGGGAGCACTTTTATATCTGGATTCTGGCACACTCACGCCTGTCCTGAAAAAGCTTGAGCAGAAAGGCTATCTTGTACGCGCAAGGGACAGTGAGGATGAGCGTGTGTTAAATGTGACGATCACAGAACTCGGCGAAAAGCTGAAAGAGGATGCCGTTCTGGTGCCAAAAAAAATGGGCTGCTGCGTGTGTCTGGAGAAAGAAGATGCTGATGAGTTGTACCGGCTGCTGCACAAAGTGCTGGGAGTGCTTGGAAAAGAATGAAAATAAATCATATTTCAAACATTTGACAAGTGTATCTGCAACAGAAAGTTAAAGTGATTTCTCCCCCTAATCCAGTTGCACCCCACCAAACCCCTATGGTAAAATTATC
This window encodes:
- a CDS encoding NAD(P)/FAD-dependent oxidoreductase; translation: MERADIAIIGTGPGGVSAALTAKVRNKNILLIGKKQMSDKVSKAHQIMNYPGLPAVTGADMAKAFEKQLAMMEINITDSRIGTVYAMGDYFAIQAGGEVLEAKSVILACGVVSGKTLPGEEEMLGRGVSYCATCDACFYKGKKVAVIGYGKDAEHEADFLAEVAAEILYFPMYQDVPGVSEQVTVIKERPKEIFGEKKAGGLRTEQGEYLVDGIFVLRDAVSPKQLVPGLELDGNHVKVNLSMETNIPGLFACGDITGTPYQYIKAAGQGNVAALSAVAYLDAKKREAGKQ
- the trxA gene encoding thioredoxin, producing the protein MMVKKITNNDLNEAKKGAAVVDFSAVWCGPCQMLAPVMEELSEELSGKAEFYNADSDENMGLAQEYRIVSIPAVIVLKDGVEVARTVGFQPKDAMRSFIEEHLN
- a CDS encoding MarR family winged helix-turn-helix transcriptional regulator, giving the protein MPDKYDALKLENQLCFPLYACSKEIVRKYKPFLDELDLTYTQYIAMMVLWEHRQISVKDMGALLYLDSGTLTPVLKKLEQKGYLVRARDSEDERVLNVTITELGEKLKEDAVLVPKKMGCCVCLEKEDADELYRLLHKVLGVLGKE